A stretch of the Ornithodoros turicata isolate Travis chromosome 4, ASM3712646v1, whole genome shotgun sequence genome encodes the following:
- the LOC135391516 gene encoding vacuolar fusion protein CCZ1 homolog has protein sequence MMAKSLITLKNFFIYNPTYGIKEDEEQKKLLYYHPESTSEDIKLRSIGLCEALVSFTGTFQPSEPCQVLHTQKTRQLFLQPEKDFWMIMTVGLPSQQKYRNGQLFVEHLSEQVQDHVYRAVLLSAYRMFKLFVGTFSDLVSRGGVDQLKAQLKHFFDKHVASIGLQHVDLLDVLNGMQFLPLDRHAFLKVQCFINMLQFTFRQIRYTVFLCNDQVVWSGLERDDVQVLHHYLKQNILQSAVESELLPGYTGSSKHSRFLCGSINDGTSPLRIPKVCLTGGEECYLLIFRAYNATLCILLSTAIATETTFLKELEAFLADKLSALASEINKNYTKLANMTTGDVQCKYLYFNHLNLAHKSSIHVDRRVPCEVVRFLADLHQDLKLVKESGEIMAKTTSEWWVVGKSSGQRELYVVLNQKSANIIQVREEVKKLCSAQFNNIFFLD, from the exons GAACAGAAGAAGCTCCTTTACTACCACCCTGAAAGTACAAGTGAGGATATTAAACTACGCAGCATTGGATTATGCGAGGCATTGGTCAGTTTTACGGG AACTTTCCAGCCTAGTGAGCCTTGCCAAGTGTTGCATACCCAAAAGACGAGGCAGTTATTTCTACAGCCAGAGAAAGACTTCTGGATGATCATG ACTGTGGGGCTGCCATCACAACAGAAGTACCGCAATGGACAGCTCTTTGTGGAGCACCTTTCCGAACAAGTGCAGGATCACGTCTACAGGGCTGTCCTTCTTTCTGCATACAGGATGTTCAAG CTGTTCGTGGGAACGTTTTCGGATCTGGTGTCACGTGGTGGTGTTGATCAACTCAAGGCTCAGCTGAAGCATTTTTTTGACAAG CACGTGGCATCCATTGGACTGCAGCATGTGGACCTTCTAGATGTCTTGAACGGCATGCAGTTCCTTCCCTTGGACAGGCACGCTTTTCTGAAAGTGCAGTGCTTCATTAACATGCTCCAGTTCACATTCAG GCAGATCAGATATACTGTGTTCCTGTGCAATGACCAGGTAGTATG GAGTGGCTTGGAACGAGATGACGTCCAAGTGTTGCATCACTACCTAAAGCAGAATATCTTGCAAAGTGCTGTTGAGTCTGAGCTTCTGCCAGGATATACAGGATCTTCTAAACATTCACG ATTCTTATGTGGATCAATAAATGATGGCACCTCCCCGTTGCGGATACCTAAAGTTTGCTTAACAGGTGGGGAAGAATGTTACCTCCTCATCTTTAGGGCATACAATGCTACCCTCTGCATCTTACTCAGCA CGGCAATTGCTACTGAAACAACATTCCTGAAAGAACTGGAAGCCTTCCTGGCTGACAAGCTGAGTGCACTGGCCAGTGAGATCAACAAGAACTATACTAAGCTTGCCAACAT GACCACAGGAGATGTGCAGTGCAAATACCTCTACTTCAACCATCTCAACCTGGCACACAAGTCTAGCATCCACGTAGATCGTCGAGTGCCCTGTGAAGTTGTTCGCTTTCTTGCTGACCTTCACCAGGACCTTAAACT GGTAAAGGAATCTGGAGAAATCATGGCCAAGACGACAAGTGAATGGTGGGTAGTGGGCAAGTCTTCAGGTCAGCGGGAGCTGTACGTCGTCCTGAATCAGAAGAGTGCCAACATCATACAAGTAAGAG AAGAAGTTAAGAAGCTCTGCAGCGCACAGTTCAATAATATATTCTTTCTCGACTAG